A window of Rhododendron vialii isolate Sample 1 chromosome 13a, ASM3025357v1 contains these coding sequences:
- the LOC131314293 gene encoding zinc transporter 6, chloroplastic has product MAVCATDTARQLSCRDSRAAAHLKLISILVIFVTSVVGISSPVMLARLFHGKPVYDKAILIIKCFAAGVILSTSLVHVLPDAFDALADCQVSSRHPWKDFPFSGLVTLIGVLTALLVDLTATSHVDSHGHGHGHGKNSHYAPIGTSEELAARRKSAESGGELGVIGERSAAEELLRMKQRLVSQVLEIGIIFHSVIIGVTMGMSQNQCTIRPLVAALAFHQIFEGMGLGGCIAQAGFSFGTTAYMCFLFSVTTPVGIVLGMIIFSLTGYDDSSLNALILEGILGSLSSGILIYMGLVDLIALDFFHSKLMSSEPWLKKASFVALVLGSTSMSILALWA; this is encoded by the exons ATGGCGGTGTGCGCGACCGACACGGCTCGACAGCTCTCGTGCCGGGACAGTCGAGCAGCGGCACATCTTAAGCTCATATCGATCCTCGTGATCTTCGTCACGAGCGTCGTCGGGATATCGTCTCCGGTGATGCTAGCTCGATTGTTCCACGGCAAGCCGGTCTACGACAAGGCCATCCTAATAATCAAGTGCTTCGCGGCGGGCGTCATCCTCTCCACCTCCCTCGTCCACGTCCTCCCCGACGCCTTCGACGCCCTCGCCGACTGCCAGGTCTCGTCCCGCCACCCGTGGAAGGACTTCCCCTTCTCCGGCCTCGTCACCCTCATCGGCGTCCTCACCGCCTTGCTCGTCGACCTCACCGCCACGTCACACGTCGACAGCCACGGCCACGGCCACGGCCATGGGAAGAACAGTCATTACGCGCCGATTGGGACGAGCGAGGAATTGGCGGCGAGGAGGAAATCGGCGGAGAGTGGGGGGGAGTTGGGGGTTATCGGCGAGCGGAGTGCGGCGGAGGAGTTGTTGAGGATGAAGCAGAGGCTGGTGTCGCAGGTGCTGGAGATAGGGATAATATTTCACTCGGTGATTATAGGGGTGACGATGGGGATGTCGCAGAACCAGTGCACGATCAGGCCGCTTGTGGCGGCGCTGGCGTTCCACCAGATCTTTGAAGGGATGGGGCTTGGAGGTTGTATTGCTCAG GCGGGGTTCAGCTTCGGAACAACGGCCTACATGTGCTTCTTGTTTTCGGTGACAACGCCCGTGGGAATAGTATTGGGGATGATCATATTCTCGTTAACTGGTTATGATGACAGCAGTCTCAACGCCTTGATTCTCGAAGGGATATTGGGTTCCCTCTCTTCAGGTATCCTCATTTACATGGGTCTCGTCGATCTCATAGCCCTCGACTTCTTTCACAGCAAGTTGATGAGTTCCGAGCCTTGGTTGAAAAAGGCATCGTTTGTAGCCCTTGTTCTTGGATCTACCTCTATGTCTATCCTTGCCCTTTGGGCCTGA
- the LOC131314292 gene encoding probable N-acetyltransferase HLS1-like — translation MKLKNLTVRNYIEEVDKARVEDLERRCGVGPEDHAFFTDTMGDPICRIRNSPMYNMLVAEFGSEIVGVIQGSIKVVTIHINPAKNMAKVGYILGLRVSPRHRHNGIGSTLVHHLEQWFVANGVDFAYMATEKDNLPSVNLFTEKLGFIKFASPTILVHPIHQIPFQLPSRIEISKLRIEQAEFLYRKFMGSADFFPLDIDKVLGSKLSLGTWVAYPKGETWGEYREGVQAVIPDSWAMLSVWNSGEVFKLRIGKQTASCFLYEMYSRLVDRLFPWFKSGEVFPDLSDPFGFYFMYGVHQEGPRSGNMVRALCKFVHNMASKSGGGCKVIVTEVGGTGDELRHHIPHWKLLSCPEDLWCMKPLRNEEMETARLREMTKTPPAGALFVDPREV, via the exons ATGAAACTTAAAAATTTAACGGTACGGAACTACATCGAGGAAGTCGATAAAGCCAGAGTGGAAGATTTAGAAAGGCGGTGCGGGGTAGGGCCGGAGGATCACGCCTTCTTCACGGATACGATGGGTGACCCCATTTGTAGAATCCGAAACAGTCCTATGTACAACATGCTG gtagCTGAATTTGGCAGCGAGATTGTGGGTGTGATTCAAGGCTCAATAAAGGTGGTTACTATTCATATCAATCCCGCAAAGAATATGGCCAAGGTTGGCTACATTCTAGGCCTAAGGGTCTCCCCACGGCACCGGCACAACGGCATCGGTTCGACCTTGGTTCACCATTTGGAGCAATGGTTCGTAGCCAACGGGGTCGATTTTGCTTACATGGCCACCGAGAAAGACAACCTGCCGTCCGTCAATCTCTTTACCGAAAAACTCGGGTTCATCAAGTTCGCGAGCCCAACAATCCTAGTCCACCCCATCCACCAAATCCCATTCCAATTGCCGTCCAGGATCGAGATATCCAAGCTCAGGATAGAACAGGCGGAGTTCCTCTACAGGAAATTCATGGGCTCGGCCGACTTTTTCCCGCTTGACATCGACAAAGTGCTCGGAAGCAAGTTGAGCTTGGGGACGTGGGTGGCTTATCCCAAAGGCGAGACGTGGGGCGAATACCGGGAAGGAGTGCAGGCTGTTATCCCGGATAGTTGGGCGATGCTGAGTGTTTGGAACAGCGGAGAGGTGTTCAAACTGCGGATAGGGAAACAAACAGCGTCTTGCTTCTTATACGAAATGTACTCCAGATTGGTGGACAGGTTATTCCCGTGGTTTAAATCCGGCGAGGTGTTCCCCGATTTGTCGGACCCTTTCGGGTTCTATTTCATGTACGGGGTGCACCAGGAGGGTCCGCGGTCGGGGAACATGGTTCGGGCCCTGTGCAAATTTGTGCACAACATGGCTAGTAAGTCCGGCGGGGGCTGTAAAGTGATAGTCACAGAAGTTGGGGGTACTGGAGACGAGTTGAGACATCATATTCCGCATTGGAAGTTGCTCTCGTGCCCGGAAGACTTGTGGTGCATGAAGCCCTTGAGAAACGAAGAGATGGAAACGGCCCGGCTGCGTGAAATGACGAAGACACCCCCGGCCGGAGCTCTTTTTGTAGACCCAAGAGAGGTATGA